Proteins encoded in a region of the Anaerolineae bacterium genome:
- a CDS encoding DUF4115 domain-containing protein, producing SPTVTLAPTPTPSKPLTNPTPTAGVFALPTPTPTPEPTDTPMPTLAEVAADQEIRLVTRIIERAWLRVVVDGQVLLETILEPGEEREWVGKQAVTIRSGNAGGVVIVLEGQELGVMGEPGQVIERTWTWLDGQIIEQEPTVTAEGATVGGGAEPIIYTPTPPPTPTPAG from the coding sequence CTCCCCTACGGTCACGCTGGCGCCTACGCCAACGCCGTCTAAGCCTCTCACTAACCCGACGCCGACGGCTGGGGTGTTCGCGTTGCCCACCCCCACGCCGACTCCGGAGCCTACCGACACCCCTATGCCTACGCTCGCGGAGGTCGCCGCAGATCAAGAGATCCGGCTCGTCACCCGGATTATCGAACGGGCGTGGCTGCGAGTCGTAGTTGATGGGCAGGTGCTGCTGGAGACGATCCTAGAGCCAGGGGAAGAACGCGAGTGGGTAGGGAAACAGGCCGTGACGATTCGATCGGGCAACGCAGGTGGCGTGGTGATCGTGCTTGAAGGCCAAGAGCTAGGAGTGATGGGTGAGCCGGGACAGGTGATCGAGCGAACGTGGACGTGGTTGGATGGCCAGATCATCGAGCAAGAGCCGACAGTCACAGCTGAGGGGGCCACTGTAGGAGGTGGAGCTGAGCCGATCATCTACACACCTACGCCGCCGCCTACACCCACGCCGGCCGGATGA